ATAAAGTTGACAACAGGGCAGCAAATCTTGGCTGCCACTGGAAGAGATGGAAACAATAACATATTTCCCATTGCTTTTGCAATAGTGGACAAGGAAAACACAGCAAGCTGGTCTTGGTTTCTTACTCAATTAAAATATGCCATTGGTGGTGAGTCAGGCAAGTTTGGCTACTACACTATTATATCTGACAGGCAAAAGGTACTACTATCTCTACTCTAATCATTGCTTGCATTGCTTATTAATTGTCTATGTTTATTAATTTCATACATGGCATTGTTGTAGTATTCTCAAACTGTAGTTCATTCAAACAGGGCCTTCTTACAGCCATAAACAATGTATTCCCCAATTGCAAACAAAGATTCTGCCTTAGACATATTTATCAGAACTTTCAAACTGCTGGTTTTAGAGGGGAAGAGTTGAAGAAATACATGTATCAGGCAAGTTATTCCTATACTGAGCATGGTTATGTAACAGCAATGGAAGGCATGAAAAAGGAGTGTGAGCCAGCTTGGAAATGGCTATCTAGGATACCAAAACATACATGGGCTAGGCATGCCATGGACAACAATTGCAAAACTGACTTGGTAGTGAACAATATAAGTGAAGTTTTTAACAAGATGATACTTGATGTCAGAGCCAAACCCATTAGAACTATGGTAGATGGGATCAGGACAAAGCTGTTAGTGAAGTTCAATGCAAATAGGACAAAGACTGAGACTGCTAAGTGGCAGATATGCCCAACATATGCTGAGAAGCTAGAGGAAGCAAAACATCATTCTAGGTTTTGTCAGTCTATCAAAGCTGGACCAGATCTCTTCCAGGTGACAAGTGGAGAAAGCACATATGCAGTTAACTTGTTGCTACATACATGTGGTTGTAGGAAGTGGGACATGTGTGGAGTACCTTGCAATCATGGTGTTTCTGCAATCAACAAGGCAAAACTACAGCCAGAAGATTTTGTTCATGATTTCTTCAAGAAACCAATGTATAAGGCAGCTTATAGTCCAATAGTTTTCCCTGTGCCTGGGCCTGATTTGTGGCCAAAGACTAGAACCCCTGACATTGAACCACCAGTGTTCAAAGAAAAGCCAGGAAACAAAGAGACAAAGAGGAGAAAGAGCAAGTTTGAAAAGCCAGCTCCAAAGGATACATCTAGGATGGCAACTATCACTTGTAGCAATTGCAATAGGACTGGGCATAGATACACTAGTTGCAAGCAGGCTCTTAAACCAGCCCTAGCTATGAGAATGAACCAGCACCAGGTAACTATTGTTGTAGGTTTCTGTAAAATTTCACATACCAGTTTCTAACATTTGTATGCTGTAATTTCAGGATGATACACCCAGAACTGTATCTGCTCCTGCTCCCATGCCACCAAGGAGAagtgctcctgctgctgctcaaACTGCAGCTCCAGCTCCACCAGCTCCAAGGGCTCCAAGGGTATCAAGGAGAGCTCCTTCTGCTCCTGCTTCAGCTCCAAGTGCACCAAGGAGAGCTCCTTCTGCTCCTGCTGCAGCTGCTGCTCCTCCTGCTACAAGGGCAACAAAGAAAGCTAAAACTACAAGGACTGCAACTTCTACTGCTGGTGCTGGTCCAAGTTCTTCTACTGCTGGTGCTGGTCCAAGTTCCTCTACTACTGCTGGGCCAAGAGGAAGAAACAAGTTCATCCCCCCAAGAGTTGCAGGTAGTGGAAGAGTGAGGAAGCCATCCTTTAAGATGTCTGAGTGGTTCAACTGTTCTCAAGGGAGCAGGTGAAGTTGTGTTAATTTGTGGTGAGCTgatgatgttcaaaacatctgCATTTTGGTTGTGATGACACCTTTCATGTAAGGTACCTAGTGGACTTGTTGGCTGTGATGAAAACTTGTGTTGCTTCTGGTTAGCTGTTGATGTTCTAAACATCTTTATTCTGGCTGTCATGACACCTTTCATGTACCTAGTGGACTTGTTGGGTTGTGATGAAAACTTGGTGTTGCTTCTGGTTAGCTGTTCATGTTCAAAACATCTTTATTTTGGTTGAGTACTTTCTGGTTAGTTGTGGCTCCTAATTTTCTTATTGTTTGCTAATAAGTGTGATGAATGTGGCTACTACTGTGATCCAAGATTACCtaatttgatcatctagggtgcctcggcgtcgacggcatccaagataacctaatttgatcatctagggtgcctcggcgtcgacggcatccaagataacctaatttgatcatctagggtgcctcggcgtcgacggcatccaagataacctaatttgatcatctagggtgcctcggcatcgacgGCATCCAAGATAACCtaatttgatcatctagggtgcctcggcatcgacgGCGTCCAAGATAACCtaatttgatcatctagggtgcctcagcgtcgacggcatccaagataacctaatttgatcatctagggtgcttcggcgtcgacggcatccaagataacctaatttgatcatctagggtgcctcggcgtcgacggcatccaagataacctaatttgatcatctagggtgcctcgacgtcgacgtatccaagataacctaatttgatcatctagggtgctCGACGTCGACGATATCCAACATATCCTCATTCCATCATTTAGGGTGCCATAGTTAACATTAATGACATAGTTAACATCATACTTAACAACTCTAGTCACTAACATAGTTAACATCATACTTAACAACTCTAGTCACTAACATAGTTAATATCATGACACCATAGTTAACATCATACTTAACAACTCTAGTCAACAACATAGTTAACATCATGACACCATAGTTAACATCATACTTAACAACATAGTTAACATCATGACACCATAGTTCAAAGCTTACAAGACATAGTTCAAGGCTACACCCTACTTCTAATACTGCAAACTGTCACTAGTTCACACATTACAAGCCATAGTTCAATGCTTGAAACTTAAGATAATGACCCACATGGTCAGATTACAAATCACTCTTCATCACAAATATCCTTGATGTCCTTCAGCTTTCTCTTGTTCTTGTCACTAGCTTTGACAAGATCAGCAATGTGAAGCTCCAAATTCCTCCTCTCAATGCTCAACTTTTCCTTCTCCTTCAAATGAGCAAACTTCAGATTCCTAATCACATTACCTTGGGCAACCTGAATGCTCTTCAACTGGTCAACCTTTTGCTTCAGTTCTTTGTTCTCAGCATCCATTGCACCCAGCTGTTCCTTCAAAGCTGAAATATTGTTGTCCAAAGGAGGAGTGATCTCCTCACGTTCACCTTGTTGGACTTCATTTTCCTTGGGAATATTGTCCTGGGTATCAAGTAGGTTGTTCACATCCTCAACAAGCTTCTCATAAGTCTCCTGTAGCTTGTTCTTCTGTGATGTGAGATTGTGGACAAGTGATGAATGTTCCAGACATGCCATCCTATTAGCACGCTGGCAATCCTCATACAAAAGCCATAGTTTGTGAAGAGCATTCTGCAGATGCTCTGGCCACTCCTCATCTACCCACTGAACAACACCACAACTGCTTGCTTCCTGCAAAACAACAAGTACAAATGCATTTACTTCCTTTTTCACTTCACTTCTATTCAGTCCAATTCAAAACAACTATAGTATACCTTAATTTTAAACATCACAATACAATTCAGTTCAATTCATTTACTTCATTTATATCTATGAACAATGCACTATGATACTTTTTAACAGCACAATTTACTTCACTCAGTCACTATGGATACCTTAATTTTATATCTATGTACTTAATTTTTAACAGCACAATTTAATTCATTTACTTCATTTATATCACTGTGGTGTTGTTCATTTATATGTATGAACAATTCATTTACTTCACTCAGTCACTATGGTATGGTACATGACAGTACCTTTAACTAAACTACTAGGTGAACAGTGAACATGAACAATGAACAGTGAACATGAACAATGAACAGTGCATATGAACAATTTATAGTTTCTTCACAAAATGAGCAAACTACAGATTTTTGCTAGCACTCACATCAACTCCACAGGCAATGAACCTCCTCCCAGTGCTAATCCCTTCGAAGCAAACATGCCTCTTCGCCGGCTGGCCATGCTCACACATCACCATCACCTCATCGTCAACACCAGAGTAGTTCGGGTCCTCGATTGTAGCCGGGATCTACATCAACAAAAGAAACGCACAAAATCCATCTCACGGGTTCAAATCGAGCAGGAAAAACAAAATCCCCAAACCGAAACCCTAGCTCAAAGAACCCTAGCTACGAGTACACATCACTGACCTTGATAGGGGAGCCGCCTGAAGAGTACTCGTAGCCCGATTCCTCGCTGTCGTCGCTCCACGAAaccatggcggacggcggcgagcTGGCTTCTCACCGACGCTATTTTGCCGCAGGACCTCCCCTACAGTATCGTCACCGCAGTAGAGTTTAACCACCAAATTACCAGAGCCAGAGAGAGGAGACAGAGGAGaggggcgagagagagagagagagagagagagagagagagagagggcgcgGGGGATCTGTCTGGCGAGCACGGACAGGACCGACCGGCGCGGCGTCTTGAGCGTTTTGTTCCTAACGGCGTTGTTTGCCTGTCCGTCACGCCACGTCAGCGTTTTCGGGGCCCACCTGTCGGAAAAGAGATCAAACGAGGCTAAACGGCTGTTCAGTGCTTTTTGCAACGGGTTAAGAGATTTTACGGTGTTTTTTGCAACAGATTAACGACTTGGTAGTTTCCTGCAAATCTAGCCACAAATGTGGTGGTTTCTTGCAATTGACTCTGGATGTATAGATACCTCTAGGGGACTTTTGGCAATTCGTTGTTAGGTTAGTTTTGTAGTGCTATTAGTTTTTGTCCCATGGTGTGTGTGCCAATTGCGAACGCGTGTAGTGGGTTTCTTGATAGTGCCTTGAACTCACTCGTTCTCAATTTcatatgtatccatcctggttgATGTAATCTTAAAAGTATGTATTTCCATTATGTCAAAGCAATGGAAAGGGCAAGCCCGGTTCATCTGCTACTCTGTACGAATGCCATGCTCTGAGATTAGTATGTGTTTATTCAATTAGTTCCTCTACAATCATTTTGGGATTGATGTTCAAATCAATGCTCACAACACCTTTATAGAGTAACATCACTCCCATCACCTAGCTAGTCTGCCCTTATATGATACTggtttttttttttcaaaaataggGAAAACACTCGACCTCTGTATCTAGTGATGTATAGAGCCTATTAACTGGGATCTCATACGTAACAATTGATCCCTATCAACTTCATCATGATCGTATCCACAAAAAAAGATGAATATTGACTGGTTGAAAGAAGATATATGTATTATATTTAAGAACAAAACCTCGTACGTAAAGCAACTTGGCGCAGCCACTCGATGGTGCCAATTAGACATGCATGAGCATGACAAGTGAGAGACGTATGCATTGGCACGGTAAAGAAAGCGATCTGTCACAATACAAGCAGCTGATCGACGAGGCATCGATATCTTCTATCTATTCAAGGTCGCCGGAGAAGGAAAGAAACGTTCAAGGTCCATATGCATATGCATATGCATAGATCAGGGACGAATTAAATTAATGGTAAAGAAATCAGCTGCATGAGGCTCAAAATATGGTTGTGGTACGTGGACAGCTCTGCATGATATGGACTTTGAACGTATAAGGCTGCCCATAGTGGGAGTACCATTTTTCGATAAAGGGCATTTTTATTGActcaaaatatagcatcaagcGGATACAAAACATAAGGAGCATCACCCAgcctctgcataactaagatgcacaTAGCCAAACAAAAACAAATTGAATGAACAAAAAAAAAGGCGACATATCAGCAACAGTAGGATCATATAGGACCGACAGTCCGCCTATGTCGAAGGAGTTGGTGCTGCTATCCGTAGATTATGCTGCCACCCATGCTGAGTGAAAACCTCCCTAGCCACCCGCTCCAACCGCGTACACACCGTCGTGAATAGCGGTTGATACTCCGTTCGGTGTAGTGTAGACCACGTACGAAGCGAGTGCGTACATCGGAAAATAACCTTCGACAAAGAAGAGGTGTTTTTGCCCTCGAAAACCAAACCATTCCTACATAGCCAGAGTGCCCATAATAAGGCATATGCTCCCACCCGAATTAGCATTTTGAACCTATTTGAAATGCTGTCCAACCAATGATCAAAAATATTGGCAACACTTGTGGGCAGATACAAATTGGACGCTATTTGGATGACTGACCACGTAGAGCGCGCAAACTTGCATTGAAAAAAGAGGTGTTTGATTGTCTCGTCATGAGTACAAAAACTACACTTCTTACTTCCGTGCCAATTGCGACGGGCGAGATTGTCTTTGGTTAGCACAACTTCTTTTCGAAGATACCACATAAAGATTTTAACCTTTAGTGGAATTTTCGACATCCAAATTTTCTTGTTATTATCCACTGGGACCACTGAATGCGTGAGCGCACGATACATAGAGTCGACTGTGAAGGACCCAGATGTGGTGAGGTTCCAGTGAAACACATCCCGTCCTTGTGTCAGGTTTATCGACTCCAATCGAGACAATAAATTTTGCCATGACATAAGACGGGGGCCAATCAAATCCCGCCTAAAAGAAATATTCGGCGGAAACGAACTGAGCACCTGCGCTAGAGTATCATTCTTATCGCGAACAATGCGGTACAAAGCTGGATATTGTTCTCGGAGGCTAGCATTGCCCAGCCAGTTATCCTCCCAGGAACGAATCTCCGTCCCATATTTTATCGCGAAGGATCCAAAACGGAAAAGGTGTTTCTTCACCGCCATTAGACCAGCCCAAAAGTGTGAGTCACCAGGTTTCCAATAGGCATGTGACACAGCTTTTTGGCCTAGATACTTATTGCGCAGTAGGGTTTGCCAAACGCCATCCTCAGTAAGTAGTTTGAACAATCATTTACTAAGTAAGGCATCATTCTTGACCTGAAGGTCATGAATGCCAAGTCCACCTTGGTCTTTCGGCCTACAAACCACGCTCCATTTGGTTAGCCTGTATTTTTTCTTTTTACTGTCCCCTTGCCAAAAGAACACCATAACTAGAGAACACCATGTATTCTGCCACGTTGATTTTTGTTGAAGCCACTCGTGCTGAGCGCACATGCATGTCATTGGCAACATGGCATGAGAGACATGTGCCTTGACACGGTGAAGAAGTAGACCTCACAGCACGAGCAGCTGATCGACGAACCAAGCTAGGTACACCGTCGCCGGGGTAGAAATATTTTCTAAGCGCCGGAGAAGGGAAAGAAACATTCAAGGCCCAAAGAGACGGCTACCCCATGTGCATGCATGGACCCATGAATCCTAAAACTGCGGCTAACTCGCACTAGCATCGTCGTAGCCGCCGACGTGTATATATACTAACTGTTGGGGCGCCACCTTGTGGCACCGCCTGAGAGGGAGCTGGGCGGTGCCAGGTGGGAAGCGCTCCTTTCACTTTCCTATTTATACTATGCAGTGTTATAGCATCAAACACAAAGTAATATAACAGGTGCATATGAAGCAGCAGGTTTCAGATCATCAGGACAAAAATAGAAAGTTCATTACACATTTGATGGAACAAGTGACACATGCATCTTGGTTCTAACATCACACTGATATAGAGTACTGAAATCATCTCCacaagaggggggggggggggggggggggggggggggggagggacaGTGAAATAAAACATGTAACGGCAATAACATGCTCTGCAACCTAGATAACCAAGTACATCAAGCTAATACTACAGGGAGCGATCCATACTatactttttttttcaaaaataggGCAAATACTCAGACCTCTGCATCTAGTGATGTACAGAGCCTATTAACTGGGATCTCGTACGTAACAATAGAGATCCCTATCAACTTCATCATGATCATATCCACAAAACCAGATGAATATTGACTGGTTGAACCAAGATATATGTATTATATTGAAGAATAAAACCTCGTACGTAAAGCAACTTGGTGCAGCCACTCATGCCAATTAGACATACATGAGCATGACAAGTGAGAGACGTATGCATTGCCACGGTAAAGAAAGCGATCTCACACAATAAAAGCGGCTGATCGACGAGGCATCGATATCTTGTATCTCTTCAAGGTCGCCGGAGAAGGAAAGAAACGTTAAAGGTCCATATGCATATGCACGGACCAGGGACGAATTAAATTAATGGTAAAGAAATCAGCTGCATGAGGCTCGAAATATGGTCATAGCCGGCATGTACGTACGTACGTGGACAGCTCTGCATGATATGGACTTGAACGTATAATTACCAACTTGGAGGAAAGCAATCCGGAACAAGCATAGTAGGTAGCAGCTTCGTTCTCACGACTGCTGCTAGAGTGACGACGGCCGGACATCGACCCTTTTTTTTTATCCTTCTCGGAGTCACAGAAGTCTGTGCGGACTGCATGCTGTATTGCTAG
The sequence above is a segment of the Aegilops tauschii subsp. strangulata cultivar AL8/78 chromosome 6, Aet v6.0, whole genome shotgun sequence genome. Coding sequences within it:
- the LOC123494555 gene encoding uncharacterized protein — encoded protein: MVSWSDDSEESGYEYSSGGSPIKIPATIEDPNYSGVDDEVMVMCEHGQPAKRHVCFEGISTGRRFIACGVDEASSCGVVQWVDEEWPEHLQNALHKLWLLYEDCQRANRMACLEHSSLVHNLTSQKNKLQETYEKLVEDVNNLLDTQDNIPKENEVQQGEREEITPPLDNNISALKEQLGAMDAENKELKQKVDQLKSIQVAQGNVIRNLKFAHLKEKEKLSIERRNLELHIADLVKASDKNKRKLKDIKDICDEE